A single region of the Streptomyces sp. NBC_00425 genome encodes:
- a CDS encoding nuclear transport factor 2 family protein, whose translation MSMDTDGVAEAIARELQLMSPGVRTSRALADQFLDPEFVEVGASGRRWSREAMLSAMPEMQGADEDGPTYEPTGMTGTVLAPGLVHLTFETTLDGRRARRSSIWRKLDDASGWRMYYHQATPVPGEQTRAGDRRAGGAVLSVKNTPSV comes from the coding sequence ATGAGCATGGACACGGACGGCGTGGCTGAGGCGATCGCGCGCGAGTTGCAACTGATGAGTCCCGGCGTCCGGACATCGAGGGCACTCGCGGATCAGTTTCTCGATCCGGAATTCGTCGAGGTGGGTGCCTCGGGGCGCAGGTGGAGCCGTGAGGCGATGCTCTCTGCGATGCCGGAGATGCAGGGTGCGGACGAGGATGGTCCGACTTATGAACCCACGGGCATGACCGGCACCGTCCTGGCACCCGGGTTGGTGCATCTCACGTTCGAAACCACGCTCGATGGACGGCGAGCGCGGAGAAGTTCGATCTGGCGGAAGTTGGATGACGCTTCTGGTTGGCGGATGTACTACCACCAGGCCACTCCTGTTCCAGGCGAACAGACACGGGCTGGTGATCGCCGGGCTGGTGGAGCCGTGCTGTCCGTCAAGAACACCCCGAGTGTCTGA
- a CDS encoding SHOCT domain-containing protein, with translation MSDIGQHSAQNYLAYDFPLLSVFWSVLWLSLWVMWFVLLFRIIGDIFRDDDLGGWAKAGWLALCIVLPFLGVFVYVMARGRNMGRREIAQARAQQEDFNAYVRQAAAGGGSGSVDELARLSEIRARGDITDEEFRRAKELVLSGHGPAEHPGSATLPASGR, from the coding sequence ATGAGCGACATCGGTCAGCACAGCGCGCAGAACTATCTCGCGTACGACTTTCCCCTGCTGAGCGTCTTCTGGAGTGTGCTCTGGCTCTCCCTGTGGGTCATGTGGTTCGTCCTGCTCTTCCGGATCATCGGCGACATCTTCCGCGACGACGACCTGGGCGGCTGGGCGAAAGCCGGCTGGCTGGCGCTCTGTATCGTCCTGCCCTTCCTGGGCGTGTTCGTCTACGTGATGGCCCGCGGCAGGAACATGGGCCGCCGGGAGATCGCGCAGGCGCGTGCGCAGCAGGAGGACTTCAACGCCTACGTCAGGCAGGCCGCGGCCGGCGGCGGGTCCGGCAGCGTCGACGAGCTCGCCCGGCTGTCCGAGATCCGCGCCCGCGGCGACATCACGGACGAGGAGTTCCGCAGGGCCAAGGAACTGGTCCTGAGCGGTCACGGACCGGCGGAGCACCCGGGCTCCGCCACCCTCCCCGCCTCCGGCCGCTGA
- the chvE gene encoding multiple monosaccharide ABC transporter substrate-binding protein, with product MRNRRAFLAALTGVASLSLTLSACGETSSSGEKSKGGTIGIAMPTQASERWLTDGKSVVKDLKGYGYQTQLVYGQDNPKTQVSQIEALIKQGVDALIIAAIDNKSLNGVLEQAAAAKIPVISYDRLILGTANVDYYVSFDNEQVGRLQALYIIDKLGLEDGKGPFNIELFAGSPDDNNTQYFFEGAMHLLQPYLDNKQLIVRSGQTALKEVTTLRWDGPTAQKRMNGILSDSYGGKKVDAVLSPYDGISIGVLNALKTDGYGSNSKPLPIITGQDAELASVKSIIAGEQSQTVYKDVRQLASAAADMANDILTGKTPKVNNRLGYKNGVKAVSAYLLQPTSVDKDNYNYVLVAGGYYTAAELK from the coding sequence ATGCGCAACCGAAGAGCCTTCCTCGCCGCCCTCACGGGAGTCGCCTCCCTGTCCCTCACCCTGTCCGCCTGTGGCGAGACCAGCAGCAGCGGGGAGAAGTCCAAGGGCGGCACCATCGGCATCGCGATGCCGACCCAGGCCTCCGAGCGCTGGCTGACCGACGGCAAGAGCGTCGTCAAGGACCTGAAGGGCTACGGGTACCAGACCCAGCTGGTCTACGGGCAGGACAACCCCAAGACGCAGGTCTCCCAGATCGAGGCCCTGATCAAGCAGGGCGTGGACGCACTGATCATCGCGGCCATCGACAACAAGTCGCTGAACGGCGTGCTCGAACAGGCCGCCGCCGCGAAAATACCGGTGATCTCCTACGACCGGCTCATCCTCGGCACCGCCAACGTCGACTACTACGTCTCCTTCGACAACGAGCAGGTCGGCCGGCTGCAGGCGCTTTACATCATCGACAAGCTCGGCCTGGAGGACGGAAAGGGACCGTTCAACATCGAGCTTTTCGCCGGTTCTCCCGACGACAACAACACCCAGTACTTCTTCGAGGGTGCGATGCACCTTCTGCAGCCGTACCTGGACAACAAGCAGTTGATCGTCCGGTCCGGCCAGACCGCGCTCAAGGAGGTCACCACCCTGCGCTGGGACGGCCCCACCGCGCAGAAGCGCATGAACGGCATCCTCTCCGACTCCTACGGGGGCAAGAAGGTCGACGCGGTCCTGTCGCCGTACGACGGCATCTCCATCGGCGTCCTGAACGCGCTGAAGACGGACGGTTACGGCTCCAACAGCAAGCCCCTGCCGATCATCACCGGCCAGGACGCCGAGCTGGCGTCGGTCAAGTCGATCATCGCGGGCGAGCAGTCGCAGACCGTGTACAAGGACGTCCGCCAACTCGCCTCCGCGGCAGCCGACATGGCCAACGACATCCTCACCGGCAAGACGCCGAAGGTGAACAACCGCCTGGGCTACAAGAACGGCGTCAAGGCCGTGTCCGCCTACCTGCTGCAGCCGACCAGCGTGGACAAGGACAACTACAACTACGTGCTGGTCGCGGGCGGTTACTACACCGCCGCCGAACTCAAGTAG